A single genomic interval of Candidatus Methylomirabilota bacterium harbors:
- a CDS encoding AAA family ATPase produces the protein MPGDLLEDLVRPEAYPPPRPARVSVIATHISWVFITDREVWKLKRPVDYGFVDYTTVERRRHFCEEEIRLNRRLAPDVYIGVEPVRRDDGRYSFVGPGRVVDHAVRMRRVSDEASAEALLRRGALTHERLARLASRLAAFYAGAATAPAFGSLDIIRANVEENFAQVQPFVGRFLTAETLQVVRAWQLERLEQHAADFEARRARGHIREGHGDLRLEHVYFEAADPIVIDAIEFNDRFRNADVAADVAFLAMELDARARPDLAASFLAAFATESDDHDLYAVVDLYLSYRAWVRAKVACFLAADASTDPDKARRKSQEAQRLFGLARAYAEAPTTSPPLIAVGGLIGAGKSTLADALGRALGVPVIASDRTRKALAGVPATQPAPAAAYAPAFTARTFAELFRRADVVLGSRRGVILDATFRERDLRLRARQLARRHQRPFRFVEAICDDSTLRHRLRARAAAVTVSDATEDLLDRIRREFEPITELPDDEHVAVLTTQPVATQVQAVQASLAR, from the coding sequence ATGCCAGGCGATCTGCTGGAGGACCTCGTTCGGCCCGAGGCGTATCCCCCGCCGCGACCTGCCCGGGTGAGCGTGATCGCGACGCACATCTCGTGGGTCTTCATCACCGACCGCGAGGTGTGGAAGCTCAAGCGACCGGTAGACTATGGCTTCGTCGACTACACCACGGTCGAGCGACGGCGACACTTCTGCGAGGAGGAGATCCGCCTGAACCGTCGCCTGGCCCCCGACGTCTATATCGGCGTAGAGCCCGTCCGCCGGGACGACGGACGCTACTCCTTCGTCGGGCCGGGCCGCGTCGTGGATCACGCCGTGCGGATGCGCCGCGTGTCCGACGAGGCGAGCGCCGAGGCGCTGCTGCGGCGCGGGGCCCTCACCCACGAGCGACTGGCGCGCCTGGCCAGCCGGCTGGCCGCCTTCTACGCCGGCGCCGCCACCGCACCGGCATTCGGGTCGCTCGACATCATCCGGGCCAACGTCGAGGAGAACTTCGCCCAGGTCCAGCCGTTCGTCGGCCGCTTCCTGACCGCCGAGACTCTGCAGGTCGTCCGGGCCTGGCAACTGGAACGTCTCGAGCAGCACGCCGCCGACTTCGAGGCCAGGCGGGCGAGAGGGCATATCCGCGAAGGCCACGGCGACCTCCGGCTCGAGCACGTCTACTTCGAGGCGGCCGACCCCATCGTCATCGACGCCATCGAGTTCAACGACCGCTTCCGCAATGCCGACGTCGCCGCCGATGTGGCGTTTCTGGCGATGGAGCTCGACGCACGCGCTCGCCCCGACCTGGCCGCGAGCTTCCTCGCGGCCTTCGCGACGGAGTCCGACGACCACGATCTCTATGCCGTCGTCGACCTGTACCTGTCCTATCGGGCCTGGGTCCGGGCCAAGGTCGCCTGCTTTCTCGCCGCCGACGCCTCGACCGACCCCGACAAGGCGCGACGGAAGTCCCAGGAGGCGCAGCGACTGTTCGGGCTGGCCCGGGCTTATGCCGAAGCGCCGACGACGAGCCCGCCCCTGATCGCGGTCGGCGGCCTGATCGGGGCGGGCAAGAGCACGCTGGCCGACGCTCTCGGCCGCGCGCTCGGCGTGCCCGTGATCGCCTCGGACCGGACGCGGAAGGCCCTGGCCGGCGTGCCGGCGACGCAGCCGGCGCCGGCCGCGGCGTACGCGCCGGCGTTCACGGCCCGGACGTTCGCCGAGCTGTTTCGCCGCGCCGACGTCGTGCTGGGCTCCCGCCGCGGTGTCATCCTCGACGCCACGTTTCGCGAGCGCGACCTGCGCCTTCGCGCCCGGCAACTGGCCCGGCGCCACCAGCGTCCGTTTCGTTTCGTGGAGGCCATCTGTGACGACTCGACGCTGCGCCACCGTCTGCGCGCCCGCGCCGCGGCCGTCACCGTGTCCGACGCGACCGAAGACCTTCTCGATCGGATCCGGCGCGAGTTCGAGCCGATCACGGAGCTGCCCGACGACGAGCACGTGGCCGTGCTCACCACGCAGCCGGTGGCTACTCAGGTCCAGGCCGTGCAGGCGAGCCTGGCGCGCTGA
- a CDS encoding iron ABC transporter permease: MPDTLARRAWPAMAMERSVAVWILAAVTLIVLMALPLGWLGWVSVSSEGGPTLAHYGAVFRDAQLQKALWNTVVMAFWVGLASLAVGAPLAWLTARTDLPGKGLMRGLIMASFVTPPFLGAFAWVMLAGPNAGLLNKIYRSVTGSADPLFNIFTMPGLVFVVTIYTFPYVYIMIVNTLGLIASDLEEAASVLGAGRLLVAATVTLPLVAPAILSGFILAVLQALALFGSPAMLALPAGFHTITTQIWAFFHYPPKVEMAAAFSIPLLLATALLLQLQKRLLGRRGYASVGGKGGQRRNIPLGVWRYPALVGGLAVLACAIFLPYGILAKAAFTRAWAQPLTWDNLTAGNLAFTFFEYSATRSAILNTLQLGVLTATVGAGLAALLAYVANRRLILGHQVLAFLALAPIVIPGVVLAVGLFIAYTRPPFLLYGTLWILFVAYVTKEMPVGYSQADATFKGVHAELEDAGRILGAGRLRVLREITAPLARSGIIATWCFIFIGVIRELSASIILFTPGTRVMSVVIFDLKEEGQFGAIAVLGLFMLVMTFGTVILMQRVLGRDFMGVRQ; encoded by the coding sequence GTGCCTGACACCCTGGCCCGGCGAGCCTGGCCGGCCATGGCCATGGAGCGCTCCGTCGCCGTGTGGATCCTGGCGGCGGTCACGCTCATCGTGCTCATGGCCCTGCCCCTGGGCTGGCTCGGCTGGGTGAGCGTCAGCAGCGAGGGCGGTCCCACCCTGGCGCACTACGGGGCGGTCTTCCGCGACGCCCAGCTCCAGAAGGCGCTCTGGAACACCGTGGTGATGGCGTTCTGGGTGGGACTGGCCTCGCTCGCCGTGGGGGCGCCCCTGGCCTGGTTGACGGCGCGGACCGACCTGCCCGGCAAGGGGCTGATGCGCGGGCTGATCATGGCCTCGTTCGTCACGCCTCCGTTCCTGGGCGCCTTCGCCTGGGTGATGCTGGCCGGGCCCAACGCCGGCCTGCTCAACAAGATCTATCGCAGCGTCACCGGCAGCGCGGACCCGCTCTTCAACATCTTCACCATGCCGGGACTGGTCTTCGTGGTCACGATCTACACGTTCCCGTACGTCTACATCATGATCGTCAACACGCTCGGTCTCATCGCGTCCGACCTCGAGGAGGCGGCCTCGGTCCTGGGCGCCGGGCGACTGCTGGTGGCCGCGACCGTTACCTTGCCGCTGGTCGCCCCGGCCATTCTGAGCGGGTTCATCCTGGCCGTGCTGCAGGCCCTGGCCCTGTTCGGGTCGCCGGCGATGCTGGCGCTCCCGGCCGGCTTCCACACCATCACCACGCAGATCTGGGCGTTCTTCCACTACCCGCCCAAGGTCGAGATGGCCGCGGCCTTCTCGATTCCCCTGCTCCTGGCCACCGCGCTGTTGCTCCAGCTCCAGAAGCGCCTCCTGGGCCGGCGGGGCTACGCCTCCGTCGGCGGCAAGGGAGGCCAGCGGCGCAACATCCCGCTCGGCGTCTGGCGCTATCCCGCGCTCGTGGGCGGCCTGGCCGTGCTGGCCTGCGCGATCTTCCTGCCGTACGGCATCCTGGCCAAGGCGGCCTTCACTCGAGCGTGGGCCCAGCCGCTGACCTGGGACAATTTGACGGCGGGGAACCTCGCCTTCACCTTCTTCGAGTACAGCGCCACCAGGTCGGCCATCCTGAACACGCTGCAGCTGGGGGTGCTGACCGCCACCGTGGGGGCCGGCCTGGCCGCGCTCCTGGCCTATGTGGCCAACCGGCGCCTGATCCTCGGCCATCAGGTGCTGGCCTTCCTGGCCCTGGCCCCCATCGTCATCCCCGGGGTGGTGCTCGCCGTGGGCCTGTTCATCGCCTACACCCGTCCCCCGTTTCTGCTCTACGGTACGCTGTGGATCCTGTTCGTCGCCTACGTGACCAAGGAGATGCCGGTCGGGTACTCGCAGGCCGATGCCACGTTCAAGGGTGTGCATGCCGAGCTGGAGGACGCCGGCCGCATCCTGGGGGCCGGACGTCTGCGCGTGCTCCGCGAGATCACCGCCCCGCTGGCCAGAAGCGGCATCATCGCCACGTGGTGCTTCATCTTCATCGGTGTGATCCGCGAGCTGTCGGCCTCCATCATCCTGTTCACGCCGGGCACCAGGGTGATGTCGGTCGTGATCTTCGATCTCAAGGAGGAAGGGCAGTTCGGCGCCATCGCCGTTCTGGGACTCTTCATGCTGGTGATGACGTTCGGCACCGTCATCCTCATGCAGCGGGTCCTGGGCCGCGATTTCATGGGGGTTCGGCAGTGA
- a CDS encoding extracellular solute-binding protein, producing the protein MTRVICMIGVAVLMLVASAAQAVAQSPHLEGARKEGKVVWYTSLALGSAEKVARMFETAYPDIKVEVHRTGSQRVLQRLMQELQANIKNADVVHTSDAGHFVLLKDKKLLMKYTPAGADRLLAGFKDKDGYHYGLRATVSVIAYNPKIVPAAEAPKTWKDLLDPKWRGKLVTAHPGYSGVIATHVLALVNLHGWDYFKQLAANKPMIVQSAVDPPGVVASGERPVAANTADYNAYATKKKGNPIEIVMPREGVPLIVSPTAITAFAPHPNAAKLFTDFTFSREVQQTLADSEGLYTGHPEVKYPADRPKLSELKLLQVDPSELEQRNEEIKKRFVEFFGA; encoded by the coding sequence ATGACGCGTGTGATCTGCATGATCGGGGTAGCGGTCCTCATGCTCGTGGCCAGTGCGGCTCAGGCCGTGGCCCAGAGCCCCCACCTGGAGGGAGCTCGCAAGGAAGGCAAGGTCGTCTGGTACACCTCGCTGGCCCTGGGCAGCGCCGAGAAGGTGGCCAGAATGTTCGAGACGGCCTACCCGGACATCAAGGTGGAAGTGCATCGAACCGGCTCTCAGCGGGTGCTGCAGCGCCTCATGCAGGAGCTGCAGGCCAACATCAAGAACGCCGACGTCGTGCATACCTCCGACGCCGGACACTTCGTCCTGCTCAAGGACAAGAAGCTGCTCATGAAGTACACCCCGGCGGGGGCCGACCGGTTGCTGGCAGGATTCAAGGACAAGGACGGCTATCACTACGGCCTCCGGGCCACCGTCTCCGTCATCGCCTACAACCCGAAGATCGTGCCGGCGGCCGAGGCGCCCAAGACCTGGAAGGACCTGCTCGATCCCAAGTGGCGAGGGAAGCTGGTCACCGCCCATCCCGGGTACAGCGGCGTCATCGCCACCCACGTCCTCGCCCTGGTGAACCTCCACGGCTGGGACTACTTCAAGCAGCTGGCCGCCAACAAGCCGATGATCGTGCAGTCGGCCGTCGATCCGCCGGGCGTGGTGGCGTCGGGCGAGCGGCCGGTGGCCGCCAACACCGCCGATTACAACGCCTACGCCACGAAGAAGAAGGGCAATCCCATCGAGATCGTGATGCCCCGGGAAGGCGTGCCCCTCATCGTCTCCCCGACGGCCATCACGGCCTTCGCCCCGCATCCCAATGCGGCCAAGCTCTTCACCGATTTCACCTTCAGCCGGGAAGTCCAGCAGACCCTGGCCGACAGCGAGGGGCTCTACACCGGGCACCCCGAGGTGAAGTATCCGGCCGACAGGCCCAAGCTCTCCGAGCTCAAGCTGCTGCAGGTCGATCCCTCCGAGCTGGAGCAGCGCAACGAGGAGATCAAGAAGCGCTTCGTCGAGTTCTTCGGTGCCTGA
- a CDS encoding ABC transporter ATP-binding protein yields MPGILLKDLTKRYGEDVAAVRGLSLEVKPRELVALLGPSGCGKTTTLRLVAGFLQPDAGEIWVGEQCLSSPASVVPPERRRMAMIFQSYALWPHMTVAQNVAYGLRFRGALSRDERQRRVREMLHIVQLGGFESRYPGELSGGQQQRVAVARALVIEPEILLLDEPLSNLDANLREEMRFEIRRLHEHFGITTLYVTHDQAEAMVISDRIAVLERGRVVQVGTARELFEQPRSRFVAAFVGRTNLIQATAAGPDTIAQGGFRLRVAAADLKPGTSVAVSLRPHAITLRPVASGSEGGTNLLRGRIERATYLGDAVDYEVTIEASDVRLRVTTLPGLGFRPGEAVLLEVPATACVPLADAGD; encoded by the coding sequence ATGCCTGGCATCCTCCTGAAGGACCTGACCAAGCGCTACGGCGAGGATGTCGCCGCCGTGCGCGGGCTCTCCCTCGAGGTGAAGCCGCGCGAGCTGGTCGCGCTGCTCGGCCCTTCCGGCTGTGGCAAGACCACCACGCTGCGTCTGGTCGCGGGCTTCCTCCAGCCCGATGCGGGGGAGATCTGGGTGGGCGAGCAGTGTCTGTCCTCACCGGCCAGCGTCGTTCCCCCCGAGCGCCGTCGAATGGCCATGATCTTCCAGAGCTACGCCCTCTGGCCTCACATGACCGTGGCCCAGAACGTGGCCTACGGGCTGCGCTTCAGGGGCGCGCTCTCCCGCGACGAGCGCCAGCGGCGAGTCCGCGAGATGCTCCACATCGTGCAGCTCGGGGGCTTCGAATCACGCTACCCGGGCGAGCTGTCGGGAGGCCAGCAACAGCGGGTGGCCGTGGCCCGGGCGCTGGTGATCGAGCCCGAGATCCTCCTCCTCGACGAACCCCTGAGCAACCTGGACGCCAACCTCCGGGAAGAGATGCGTTTCGAGATCCGGCGCCTGCACGAGCACTTCGGCATCACGACCCTCTACGTCACCCACGACCAGGCCGAGGCGATGGTGATCTCGGACCGAATCGCGGTCCTCGAGCGAGGCCGGGTCGTCCAGGTCGGCACCGCCCGCGAGCTCTTCGAGCAGCCCCGCTCGCGGTTCGTGGCGGCATTCGTGGGCCGGACCAACCTCATCCAAGCGACGGCGGCGGGACCGGACACCATCGCCCAGGGCGGGTTCCGCCTGCGAGTGGCCGCCGCGGACCTCAAGCCGGGAACGTCGGTGGCCGTGTCCCTTCGCCCCCACGCCATCACGTTGCGACCCGTCGCTTCGGGCAGTGAGGGCGGGACCAACCTCCTTCGAGGTCGCATCGAGCGAGCGACCTACCTCGGCGACGCCGTGGACTACGAAGTGACGATCGAAGCAAGCGACGTCCGCTTGCGTGTCACGACCCTGCCCGGACTCGGTTTCCGCCCCGGTGAGGCGGTGCTGCTCGAGGTCCCGGCGACGGCGTGCGTGCCGCTCGCCGACGCCGGCGACTGA